The nucleotide window TAATCTGTATCTTGTACGAAAAGATTACCAAGTGAATCGCGAACTGCTGTAACCGTCATTAGCGGTTGTCTGTCCAATGGGATAAGCGTTTCAACACCTGGGTAAGATGTTACGTAACGTTTGGCCGCAGGTTGTTCGCCAAGTACCCAAATATCGACGGCACCAGCGTCAAATTGTTCGCGAGTCATTGCGACATTTTGGCCATATACTACGTAAGCATCACTAACAGACGAAAAATTATCTAAAACAGAACGCTTGATACCTGCTGGAACACCGGGCTTGGAACCTGCGATATGTAATAGATAACGATCTGCTAAATCTAGGTTGGTTTCTAGTCCCCTACCAGCCGAAGTCTTTTCTCTGTTAAAAATTTCGTCAAAGCCGGAAATTGGACGACGCATAACGGTAATGGTATATGGGCCAACTTCTGTAGTCGCACCAACCGTTACCGAAGTTACTAGCACATCAATTTCATATTTCTGAGTATCAGCATTATAATATGCCATTGGAGCACTAGCAAACATTGTCTTTGATTCAATAGTTCTAAAAACAACCGACGCTCCGGTACTTGCATCTGTTGGTGTAGAAACCGGGAAATTCAAAGGCACAATAAGGTTGCTAGTTGGTGGCGTAGAGCGTGAGAAAGTAACAGTTGCCAATGCCCGTGAACCTGCCCAACGAACTACACCTTCATTGAAAACAATGTCATCCAAATCGTCTGGTACAGCACGTTCAGCATATTTCATAGAATTTAACGTACTGAGATAAACCACACGATTATTTTGTTGCTCAAGAACTTCTGCAACAGGGTCAATTTGCAAGTCTCTAATTGGACCAATTCGAGTATCAAGAGAAGGATCGCGAGAAGCAATACCTTCAATAATCATTGTGGAAAAATCGCTTGCTGATATTCTATTGAGCATTCCTAGCCCCTTGTACTTCCATTAGCTGTAAAACTAGCACGACCATCAACAGTCATAATATCAACACGCCACAAGAAACTGCGTGAATCAAGCGCAACGGGCCACATTTGAACCGGGCCAATATCGTGGATAAGCTCTTTGGCTGTTCTTTGGCTAAATTGCGCTTGTTTTTGTGCTGCCTTAAGTCTGTTCAATCCTGCCCTGACTTTTGTTTGGAATTCAAATGCTGCGGGGGAAGTTCCATACATAGAAGCGGGGTTATCGTTATCCGAACCAATTACCTCATCCAAACCACAACCCAGATTTGTGCTATCTCTGGTATCTGTTGTAAGAACCATTGATACATCTTGCTTAACCTTGAGCGTGTCTGAAATAAGAGTATATCCAGTGTTCGTAGTGGAACGGACAATATCCCCATCAGTTATTTTCCAAGTCATAGTCATTATGGCACCGCACTTGCTGCTTTCTGCAATGCAATGTAAATAGCATCGTCCAAAATTTCAACTGCTGCTACCAAATTGGCCTTTGTCTGTTCCCAATACGCAATTAGCCTGTCAATATCATCCATGAATGATATCATATTATGAAAGCGTTCCCTAAAGAGTGTAAGACTCGCAATAGCCGCTTCAAACAGTGCGAGAGCCGGTCCCATAAAATATTCATAAAATTCTGGGCAAAATTCAGCTAAAGGACCACCAGGAATAGTTGTTAGCTCATTTCTGATTTTATCTACAACCGTTTGAAATAATTTCCAAGCGGCTTCTTCCAGTTTTGCAAGAACATCCCACTGAGCGAGCCAAGCACGGAGAATAGCAACTTGTGCGTCAATAAAAGCGATAATTCCAAGAAGGAAATTCTTGAGTGCCTTTAAAATAGGCTCAAGTTGGGAATAAATCCAACGAACAATGCATTTTGCTAGTGGTTGTGCTGGACTTGCCATAATATCCTCTTACATCGCCGTTGTGGTAGTTGTTGCTGAAGATGCCAGCAAACTTGCCAAAGCCGTAGCCGCAGCAGCCGCAGGTGCAACCGCAGGAAGAAGCGCCACAACCGCATTCCATGCTGCCGCTGCTGCCGTAAAATATGTTGACCAAGCCGCTAAAAGCTGCGGGGTTGCCTTTACAAGCGGAAGACCCCCGGTAGCGCCCAAGGTTACCGTTCCTAGGGCAGAGATGGTTGGGGCCGTCATCACTATAGAGGTAGAGCCTGTAACGGTTATAGCGGGTCCTGTGAGCGTTATAGAAGCAGTACCCGTTAGTGTAATAGCAGGAGAAGTCAACGAGTAGGTTGCAGTGCTGGTCTGTATCGTATTCAGATTATCAATTTGCCAAGTAGCAGCAGGTGTCATCCACTGGAAGCCCGTAGCCGAAATAGCGGAAACACCATAATTCCCAAGATCATCAATTGCAGAAATATAAGAATCCACCATTCCGGAAGGATTTTTAACAGAATGCAACATCCTAACGCCTGTTCCCACCAGCAGCACAAGCGGCTTCAGGCTTGTATTAATAGCAGGAACCATTGCAGTAAAAGTTGTCTCATCAACAACTTCCCCGTGATGAATGCGGCTAAGCTCGATGGGGGCACCAACTAAAGACCCATATTTCACAACATCATAAGATTCTTGGGCCTTCTTGGGTGAATTACCGGGAATAATACTAAAAATGTAAGTTTCAGCAGAATCGGTTGGAAGTAAAAACCTTCGTGCATCCCCCTTGCGTGCTGTGCTAGCCTCCCCGTACTTTGTCTGAACCAACCCTGAAGTTAAAGTCACATCACCTTGGGTTTTATTCAAGGCTATAGAATGGGGGCCGCTACCAAGCTTCGCGTCATACCCCATATAGAAGGAGCAGCCCCTAGAAGACTTAAAATCCCAATCCCCAGGCTTCAAAGACCGCCCGCTAGATTCCCCCCAGCCAATCCCGCCCTTGTCTACACGCTGATCATCAAGGTACTTCATACCCTGATAAAAAACAGCATGATAACCCAAAGCATAAGCTTCTCCGTTGGAATTGAAACCAACAAGCAACATGTCCCCTTCTTGCGGAATGTATCTGCCCCAAGAGGAAGAAGTCATGTATGTTTTGTCATCTTTATCTTTTTGGTAGGGCAAAGACAACCCAAGCAAGGGGATTGTGACCTCTCGAATAGAGGGAAGACCATCCATCCGAACTTCTACTGTCCC belongs to Patescibacteria group bacterium and includes:
- a CDS encoding baseplate J/gp47 family protein, whose amino-acid sequence is MLNRISASDFSTMIIEGIASRDPSLDTRIGPIRDLQIDPVAEVLEQQNNRVVYLSTLNSMKYAERAVPDDLDDIVFNEGVVRWAGSRALATVTFSRSTPPTSNLIVPLNFPVSTPTDASTGASVVFRTIESKTMFASAPMAYYNADTQKYEIDVLVTSVTVGATTEVGPYTITVMRRPISGFDEIFNREKTSAGRGLETNLDLADRYLLHIAGSKPGVPAGIKRSVLDNFSSVSDAYVVYGQNVAMTREQFDAGAVDIWVLGEQPAAKRYVTSYPGVETLIPLDRQPLMTVTAVRDSLGNLFVQDTD